A single region of the Longimicrobium sp. genome encodes:
- the dusB gene encoding tRNA dihydrouridine synthase DusB: protein MKPNALDLLASGTVPLYLAPQAGVSESPFRRLCRRFGADVVVSEFVSAEGIRRHDRRTHGYLRFNDEERPIGIQIFGGDPVAMAEAAALVEEVYEPDFLDINFGCPVKKVVTRNGGSGCLRDLDLVQAIIRAVRAAISIPTTVKIRSGWSEDTRNPVEIALRCQDAGAMALTLHARSRTQMYSGTANWDEIAAVKAALDIPVIGNGDVWTGEDARRMHDHTKCDGIMIARGSHGAPWLFGQARAALEGRPVPADPDPVERFGIVIDHARLAIAWESDEEKAMVEFRKHLGWYTKGLPNGRLLRQELFAVTRIEEAERLLEGYLQQTQEVAA from the coding sequence ATGAAACCGAATGCGCTGGACCTTCTGGCAAGCGGCACCGTCCCGCTCTACCTTGCGCCTCAGGCGGGCGTCAGCGAGTCCCCCTTCCGCCGGCTCTGCCGCCGCTTCGGGGCGGACGTAGTCGTGTCCGAGTTCGTCTCCGCCGAGGGGATCCGGCGGCACGACCGGCGCACGCACGGCTACCTCCGCTTCAACGACGAAGAGCGCCCCATCGGCATCCAGATCTTCGGCGGCGACCCCGTGGCGATGGCGGAGGCCGCGGCGCTGGTGGAGGAAGTGTACGAGCCGGACTTCCTGGACATCAACTTCGGCTGCCCGGTCAAAAAGGTGGTTACCCGCAACGGCGGCTCCGGCTGCCTGCGCGACCTGGACCTGGTGCAGGCGATCATCCGCGCCGTGCGCGCCGCCATCTCCATCCCGACCACGGTCAAGATCCGCAGCGGGTGGAGCGAGGACACGCGCAACCCGGTGGAGATCGCGCTGCGCTGCCAGGACGCGGGAGCCATGGCGCTGACGCTGCACGCCCGCAGCCGCACCCAGATGTACAGCGGCACGGCCAATTGGGATGAGATCGCCGCCGTCAAGGCCGCGCTCGACATCCCCGTGATCGGCAACGGCGACGTGTGGACAGGCGAGGACGCGCGGCGCATGCACGACCACACGAAGTGCGACGGCATCATGATCGCGCGCGGCTCGCACGGGGCGCCGTGGCTCTTCGGGCAGGCGCGCGCGGCGCTGGAGGGCCGCCCCGTCCCCGCCGATCCGGACCCGGTGGAGCGCTTCGGCATCGTCATCGATCACGCGCGCCTGGCGATCGCGTGGGAGAGCGACGAGGAAAAGGCGATGGTGGAGTTCCGCAAGCACCTGGGGTGGTACACCAAGGGTCTGCCGAACGGGCGCCTCCTTCGCCAGGAGCTCTTCGCCGTCACGCGCATCGAGGAGGCGGAGCGGCTCCTGGAAGGCTACCTGCAGCAGACGCAGGAGGTCGCGGCGTGA